One window from the genome of Sphaerotilus microaerophilus encodes:
- a CDS encoding IS701 family transposase: MKPTSRDYCQFLISTQINYTQTYFADHHQRFSHDAINRYLQAANISPADVWNLARRNIEFDDDACLVFDDSVLDKNHSHKIELVRKQYSGNAHGLIKGIGVVNCLYVNIKTGHYWIIDWRIYAPDEDGKSKLDHVQEMFDNAMAHKKLPFRTVLMDSWYATMDLMKHIHRAGKHFYCPLKSNRKVDDSQGQQPYKAVSTLQWSAQEHVHGKHVKLFKFPSDIKLKLFRVVVDTNRTDWVVTNDLSQDSTDDTHEMCAVRWKIEQYHREIKQVLGIEKCQCRMARSQKNHIACAILAWVHLCETAKALKTNIYSLKKGILSEFLKKELRSPTIRMAPI, translated from the coding sequence ATGAAACCCACGAGCCGAGACTACTGCCAATTTCTGATATCCACACAAATCAACTACACGCAGACCTATTTTGCGGATCACCATCAGAGGTTTTCTCATGACGCCATAAATCGCTACTTGCAGGCTGCCAATATCAGCCCGGCCGATGTCTGGAATCTGGCCCGACGAAACATCGAATTTGACGACGATGCCTGCCTGGTTTTCGATGACAGCGTTCTGGACAAGAACCACTCGCACAAAATCGAGCTGGTGCGCAAACAGTACAGCGGCAACGCCCACGGCCTGATCAAGGGCATTGGGGTGGTCAACTGCCTGTACGTGAACATCAAGACCGGCCACTACTGGATCATCGACTGGCGCATCTATGCGCCTGACGAAGACGGCAAGTCCAAGCTGGATCATGTCCAGGAGATGTTCGACAATGCCATGGCGCACAAGAAGCTGCCCTTTCGCACCGTGCTGATGGACTCCTGGTACGCCACCATGGATCTGATGAAGCACATCCACCGGGCGGGCAAGCACTTCTACTGCCCGCTCAAGAGCAATCGCAAGGTTGACGACAGCCAAGGCCAGCAGCCCTACAAGGCGGTCAGTACGCTGCAGTGGAGTGCCCAAGAACATGTGCATGGCAAACACGTCAAACTGTTCAAGTTTCCCAGTGACATCAAGCTGAAACTGTTCCGGGTTGTGGTTGATACCAATCGCACGGACTGGGTTGTGACAAACGACCTATCTCAAGATTCGACGGACGATACGCATGAGATGTGTGCCGTGCGCTGGAAGATTGAGCAGTACCACAGGGAGATCAAGCAGGTTCTTGGCATCGAAAAATGTCAGTGCAGAATGGCCCGGTCACAGAAGAATCACATCGCCTGCGCGATATTGGCCTGGGTCCACCTCTGCGAGACGGCCAAAGCGCTGAAGACAAACATCTACAGCCTGAAGAAGGGAATCCTCTCGGAATTCCTCAAGAAGGAACTTCGGTCACCAACCATTCGCATGGCACCCATCTGA
- a CDS encoding RAMP superfamily CRISPR-associated protein: MTSPTRQFHELRLSITLQSPYLVHGNDPGRYGLHATLLTDPRGVPILPGTLVAGRIAEAWTAHGQDLGGADADLWFGKPGYGPHDGGKRARLQVADLGLQSINGQPFDAQAPRHDLDMARVQIDPDTGSVRPAHLLMVEQVAPAGAELCFEGRWHGWAEAEEAQRLALQLRAALLLQTQLGAWRNVGFGRLLSVQVEAHPHRPATAPSSGLTATPPRRRRWQILTTEPLCIASRSRRGNVFESGDVIPGSALLGAIATSLCQRAGVATVNAVSGSSVLARHFDALRCTHALPARRDGARPAPLPQSLVTHAGQCVDAWRHASPPPVDVHGRTLGPIAFQTDWKDADREPVVQRQGWGTTRPYLRVRTDINADGQAKEAGLFAYQSRVAPIDPQGQPLTRWLFDLDLSAVPQADHAAVWSELEPLLSHGLGPLGKTDARVDVEALPTGEAGLEAVWPEPPLAGLQPGQAVPLLLVSDALLFPVTAVADSPGVDLLAVYREAFDSLQRSLGYPGALHLSHFFATQQLAGGDWLGGRRQSGDPSGSYRPMLLTEAGSVFVLTVGSDAAAAQAVLGHWQAHGLALPPAVAQAHGATWRDHPYLPCNGYGEIAVAPLHGLPAL; encoded by the coding sequence ATGACCAGCCCCACCCGTCAATTCCATGAGCTGCGCCTGTCGATCACCCTGCAGTCGCCCTACCTCGTGCACGGCAATGATCCCGGGCGCTACGGCCTGCACGCCACCTTGCTGACCGATCCCCGGGGCGTCCCCATCCTGCCTGGTACGCTGGTGGCGGGGCGGATCGCTGAAGCCTGGACGGCCCACGGCCAGGATCTTGGCGGCGCTGATGCCGACCTTTGGTTCGGCAAGCCGGGCTACGGGCCGCACGATGGCGGGAAACGGGCTCGCCTGCAGGTCGCGGACCTGGGCCTGCAATCGATCAACGGCCAGCCCTTCGACGCCCAGGCACCGCGGCACGACCTGGACATGGCCCGGGTGCAGATCGACCCCGACACCGGCAGCGTCCGGCCGGCCCACCTGCTGATGGTCGAGCAGGTCGCCCCTGCCGGTGCCGAGCTCTGCTTCGAAGGCCGCTGGCACGGTTGGGCCGAGGCAGAGGAGGCCCAGCGCCTCGCCCTGCAACTGCGGGCAGCCCTGCTGCTGCAGACCCAGCTGGGCGCCTGGCGCAATGTCGGCTTCGGCCGGCTGCTGAGCGTGCAGGTGGAGGCCCATCCTCACCGACCGGCAACCGCCCCGTCCTCCGGCCTGACCGCAACGCCCCCCAGGCGCCGCCGCTGGCAGATCCTCACCACCGAGCCCCTGTGCATCGCCAGCCGCAGCCGCCGCGGCAACGTCTTCGAGTCCGGTGACGTGATCCCCGGCTCTGCCCTGCTCGGTGCCATCGCCACCTCGCTGTGCCAGCGGGCCGGAGTCGCCACGGTGAACGCGGTGAGCGGGTCCAGCGTCCTGGCACGCCACTTCGATGCGCTGCGCTGCACCCATGCCCTGCCGGCTCGGCGCGACGGCGCACGGCCAGCCCCGCTGCCGCAATCGCTCGTCACCCATGCCGGGCAATGTGTCGATGCCTGGCGCCATGCCAGCCCACCCCCGGTGGATGTACACGGCCGGACGCTGGGCCCGATCGCCTTCCAGACCGACTGGAAGGACGCCGACCGCGAGCCGGTGGTTCAACGCCAGGGCTGGGGCACCACCCGCCCGTACCTGCGCGTTCGCACCGACATCAACGCAGACGGCCAGGCCAAGGAGGCCGGGCTGTTTGCCTACCAGAGCAGGGTCGCCCCGATCGACCCACAGGGCCAGCCGCTGACCCGGTGGCTCTTCGACCTGGACCTCAGTGCCGTCCCGCAAGCCGACCACGCCGCCGTCTGGTCCGAGCTGGAACCGCTGCTGTCCCACGGCCTGGGCCCGCTGGGCAAGACCGACGCCCGCGTTGACGTGGAGGCCCTCCCCACCGGTGAGGCGGGGCTTGAAGCGGTCTGGCCGGAGCCCCCTCTGGCCGGGCTTCAGCCCGGTCAGGCCGTGCCGCTGCTGCTGGTCAGCGACGCCCTGCTCTTCCCCGTCACCGCGGTGGCCGATTCACCCGGCGTTGACCTGCTGGCGGTCTACCGCGAGGCCTTCGATTCACTGCAGCGCTCGCTCGGGTACCCGGGCGCGCTGCACCTCAGCCACTTCTTCGCCACCCAGCAACTCGCCGGCGGCGACTGGCTCGGCGGGCGCCGCCAGAGCGGTGACCCGTCGGGCAGCTACCGCCCGATGCTGCTCACCGAGGCCGGCAGTGTCTTCGTGCTGACCGTGGGGTCGGATGCCGCTGCCGCACAGGCGGTGCTCGGGCACTGGCAAGCCCACGGCCTGGCCCTGCCCCCGGCCGTGGCCCAAGCCCACGGCGCCACCTGGCGCGACCACCCCTACCTGCCCTGCAACGGCTACGGCGAAATCGCTGTCGCGCCGCTGCACGGCCTGCCCGCACTCTGA
- the cas1 gene encoding CRISPR-associated endonuclease Cas1: protein MAKLLRQMLAQTRLRAALDRVLANQGRPGVDGVTVEDFAARMGQEQPALQGEVLTGQYRPLPLLRLWLPRPGKPPRPIGVPCVRDRVLQTAAAQLLMPALEAEFEECSYAYRQGRSVRMAVERIGLLQRQGYQWVVEADITQFFDRIPHARLLAQLQLLCGDAELVALVERWLATPVWDAGERGPWPGLTGAAPELPANPLGVPQGSPLSPALANLYLDHLDEALLDADHALVRYADDFVVLARSRQRAEEAVALSEEVLHDLALELNPLKTRVVNFEQGFKFLGWHFVRSLALPARKVVEAARAEVGSALARSAQGSPDRAATLNKADADAHEDAQEEDDGLVGEMATAWAEALAALPGWQAPPAPRTDDLPADDPGGAAEAVSCVDAEFHPDADADAGASDAHEADPPTTAAPADPVADPMADPVPEQDDDPDSAAAPAPLPSLQRTLYLVDPAASLHTENRRLLVRREQELLLELPAVNVDLVMLMGHNTVTTAALVCCMQHGIPVVLTSRMGRFYGRMEPPGGDAVRLQQAQFAAQADAALNLALARHFVHGKLANAARTLASYARHRRGDAGAANADAVQAALLQLRDLRGRLKTAPDLDTLRGLEGAGAAAYFGAWRHWLAPTWTFGAREQQAGRDPINALLDLGYTLLYHAVAGLIQARGLTPWLGHLHAVKPGHMALASDLMEEFRPVVVDPVLLHLCLNGGLLPEDFIERGGVYSLKPAAVKRFIRAIEVRLNTERQPPEGAGAELQDLRRLIDAQVRRLAQVYREGDAARYAPAVFR from the coding sequence ATGGCCAAACTGCTGCGACAGATGCTGGCCCAGACCCGCCTGCGCGCCGCGCTGGACCGGGTGCTGGCCAACCAGGGCCGCCCGGGCGTGGACGGCGTGACGGTGGAGGACTTTGCCGCCCGCATGGGCCAGGAGCAGCCGGCCCTGCAGGGCGAGGTGCTGACCGGGCAGTACCGGCCGCTGCCGCTGCTGCGGCTGTGGCTGCCCCGCCCGGGCAAGCCGCCCCGGCCGATCGGCGTGCCCTGCGTGCGTGACCGGGTGCTGCAGACGGCTGCCGCCCAGCTGCTGATGCCGGCGCTGGAGGCCGAGTTCGAGGAATGCAGCTACGCCTACCGCCAGGGCCGCTCGGTGCGCATGGCGGTGGAGCGCATCGGGCTGCTGCAACGCCAGGGCTACCAGTGGGTGGTGGAGGCGGACATCACGCAGTTCTTCGACCGCATCCCCCACGCCCGCCTGCTGGCCCAGTTGCAGCTGCTGTGTGGCGATGCGGAGCTGGTCGCACTGGTGGAGCGCTGGCTGGCCACGCCGGTGTGGGATGCCGGCGAGCGCGGCCCCTGGCCCGGCCTGACTGGCGCGGCCCCGGAGCTGCCCGCCAACCCGTTGGGCGTGCCACAGGGCTCGCCGCTCTCCCCCGCGCTGGCCAACCTCTACCTGGACCACCTGGACGAGGCGCTGCTGGACGCCGACCACGCGCTGGTGCGCTATGCCGACGACTTCGTCGTCCTGGCACGCAGCCGCCAGCGGGCCGAGGAGGCGGTGGCGCTGAGCGAGGAGGTGCTGCACGACCTGGCCCTGGAGCTCAACCCGTTGAAGACACGGGTGGTCAACTTCGAGCAGGGCTTCAAGTTCCTGGGCTGGCACTTCGTGCGCAGCCTGGCGCTGCCGGCACGCAAGGTGGTGGAGGCGGCGCGGGCCGAGGTGGGCTCTGCCCTGGCGCGGTCGGCCCAGGGCAGCCCGGATCGGGCCGCCACCCTCAACAAGGCGGATGCCGATGCGCATGAGGACGCGCAGGAGGAGGACGACGGCCTGGTCGGCGAGATGGCCACCGCCTGGGCTGAGGCCTTGGCGGCCCTGCCCGGCTGGCAGGCACCGCCGGCGCCTCGGACCGACGACCTGCCGGCCGATGATCCAGGCGGTGCTGCCGAAGCGGTTTCCTGCGTTGATGCCGAGTTTCACCCTGACGCCGACGCCGATGCCGGGGCGTCCGATGCCCATGAGGCAGATCCGCCAACGACCGCGGCCCCCGCCGATCCCGTGGCCGATCCCATGGCCGATCCCGTACCCGAGCAGGACGACGACCCGGACAGCGCCGCCGCCCCCGCCCCGCTGCCCAGCCTGCAGCGCACCCTCTACCTGGTCGACCCGGCCGCCAGCCTGCACACCGAGAACCGCCGCCTGCTGGTGCGCCGCGAGCAGGAGCTGCTGCTGGAGCTGCCGGCGGTGAACGTGGATCTGGTCATGCTGATGGGCCACAACACGGTGACCACCGCGGCGCTGGTGTGCTGCATGCAGCACGGCATCCCGGTGGTGCTCACCAGCCGCATGGGCCGCTTCTATGGCCGCATGGAGCCGCCCGGCGGGGATGCGGTGCGGCTGCAGCAGGCGCAGTTTGCGGCCCAGGCGGATGCAGCGCTGAACCTGGCGTTGGCCCGGCACTTCGTGCACGGCAAGCTGGCCAACGCCGCCCGCACGCTGGCCAGCTATGCCCGCCACCGCCGGGGTGACGCTGGTGCGGCCAACGCCGACGCCGTGCAGGCGGCCCTGCTGCAGCTGCGGGACCTGCGCGGGCGGCTCAAGACGGCCCCGGACCTGGACACGCTGCGCGGGCTGGAAGGCGCGGGGGCGGCGGCCTACTTCGGCGCCTGGCGGCACTGGCTGGCGCCGACATGGACGTTCGGCGCCCGCGAGCAGCAGGCCGGCCGCGACCCCATCAACGCCCTGCTGGACCTGGGCTACACCCTGCTGTACCACGCGGTGGCGGGGCTGATCCAGGCGCGCGGGCTCACGCCCTGGCTGGGGCACCTGCATGCCGTCAAGCCCGGGCACATGGCGCTGGCCTCCGACCTGATGGAGGAGTTCCGCCCCGTGGTGGTGGACCCGGTGCTGCTGCACCTGTGCCTCAACGGTGGCCTGCTGCCGGAGGACTTCATCGAGCGCGGCGGTGTTTACTCCCTGAAGCCCGCGGCGGTGAAGCGCTTCATCCGCGCCATCGAAGTGCGGCTGAACACCGAGCGCCAGCCGCCCGAGGGTGCCGGCGCCGAACTGCAGGACCTGCGCCGCCTCATCGACGCCCAGGTGCGCCGCCTGGCGCAGGTCTACCGCGAGGGCGACGCGGCCCGCTACGCGCCGGCCGTGTTCCGCTGA
- a CDS encoding DUF559 domain-containing protein, whose translation MLPYQRTLKSRARELRSNATRAEQVLWAQLRRKQVAGMPFYRQKPIAGYVGWKHWASGCCALATRWCCRRWQP comes from the coding sequence ATGCTGCCCTACCAACGAACGCTCAAGTCCCGTGCACGGGAGTTGCGTTCCAACGCGACTCGGGCGGAGCAGGTCCTGTGGGCGCAGCTGCGTCGCAAGCAGGTGGCGGGCATGCCCTTCTACCGGCAGAAGCCCATCGCGGGGTACGTCGGCTGGAAGCACTGGGCCAGCGGGTGCTGCGCTTTGGCAACGCGCTGGTGTTGCAGGCGTTGGCAACCGTGA
- a CDS encoding TIGR03986 family type III CRISPR-associated RAMP protein, translated as MDTPATPATPATPATPDTLDAAALPPASPLTRDLRPLTPLWRISGRFTLRTPLHIGTGRDDSITLPDRPGRDSSPGGTATADRHVAAVARDHQGQPCIPASSFKGALAELARQAGLPQELQARLFGAEDRPHATTQAGRVEFVTLYVDPAKLPSSSDLPDFATEGHPHVAQLPHVSRNRHTGAAEHQRLYLQSVLPPGAEFPFECTARGLTEPEVAQLLGLLALAGADASPLRLGAGQAADQGRIAWSEGKVQRIDSAAALWGLLLGAAKATTPAAAPPSSSASTPAKPRPGQRIYSTAHLQAHAAAKPTTQVTPAAAVPTAASLQPRNLWNHPGLALAKLGLRAAELTLPDGAWLRLSGLQLQFHSPFLVYQANTRKQPGSGDPDGVPRRDHQGRGLLPAHSLHGALRAQAERILRTVGRPAVAGYEVPGVSGLGDLAGKLGRDELDLATLLFGAPGWRALLRCSDFVAEPGCPTQVQHLLAIDRLTGGGKDSAKFAIEVLDCPTLSGHLDLDLRRLTRVEALCPGSTARALGLLAHVLRDLDDGDIPLGYGASKGYGQSTSDCAHRLERALQPRLTNHPPDRSLPTLPEALAAWAAALPPAPDTLRGADLAAASTQTEPTAHETPALRTLTAGAAEAEPDRFHNPYIFIPFPTPRPDDPHLPWAAADDLRNGRSAHHSHARYAADALHGELRCRLTTTTPVFIGAGDADEQHQAQNLPRLKAPYLLGRRPAIPATSLRGLVSSLHESLTGSALRVADDGIWSVRAVTEQALPLRGVFVGTKRFKLRQGDEIVAMPAVLDEATGRSHPIPDDVITRLYQLADERTEETDRRGLPALPAVKSASANRVQRNPDDAVHGNRARLVEGQRVFFRLDARNQVEELAWSAIWRKAVNRPPPNAHLPWPSRESLPQPELLPVPGKPRGSLSPSELLFGSVEQRPERAAQGQSPSPREAQDPPILAWMGKLSFSAALPLTPADERCGEEVTLKILSSPKPPSPSFYLQPRKGPVRATSKAELAQAPDQYQWRGRKAYLHALRDAAQRVRPLNSLGRPDPNGLPPWKSHPTDAATAAQTVKQKVRVTPLAAGNRFEFTVRFANLSLAELESLCAALRPDEHFQHKIGMGKPIGLGSAKVDLTQLRICDRSARYRQFEFSSPAAVSEADPVILAQRHMARSDPAVRRALQLIGNPDQVKYPVHYPQVQGKNIEGENFTWFVTNDAITQKLPKETRQPLEALHASSTALNGLHRRRRGT; from the coding sequence ATGGACACCCCTGCCACCCCTGCCACCCCTGCCACCCCTGCCACCCCTGACACCCTTGACGCGGCCGCCCTCCCCCCTGCGTCCCCCTTGACGCGCGACCTGCGGCCGCTCACCCCCCTCTGGCGCATCTCGGGCCGTTTCACACTGCGCACGCCGCTGCACATCGGCACCGGGCGCGACGACTCCATCACCCTGCCCGATCGGCCTGGCCGTGACAGCTCGCCTGGCGGCACCGCCACCGCGGATCGGCACGTCGCCGCCGTCGCCCGTGACCACCAGGGCCAGCCCTGCATCCCTGCCAGCAGCTTCAAGGGTGCACTCGCCGAGCTGGCCCGCCAGGCCGGGTTGCCGCAGGAGCTGCAAGCCCGCCTGTTCGGTGCCGAGGACCGCCCCCATGCCACCACCCAAGCTGGCCGGGTCGAGTTCGTCACCCTCTACGTGGACCCGGCCAAGCTCCCGTCGAGCAGTGACCTGCCTGACTTCGCCACCGAAGGCCACCCCCACGTCGCCCAGCTGCCCCACGTCAGCCGCAATCGCCACACCGGGGCCGCCGAGCACCAGCGCCTCTACCTGCAGAGCGTGCTGCCACCGGGTGCGGAGTTCCCCTTCGAGTGCACCGCCCGCGGCCTGACCGAACCGGAAGTGGCCCAGCTGCTCGGCCTGCTCGCCCTGGCCGGCGCTGACGCCAGCCCCCTGCGCCTGGGCGCCGGCCAGGCGGCCGACCAGGGGCGCATCGCCTGGTCCGAGGGCAAAGTCCAGCGCATCGACAGTGCCGCCGCGCTTTGGGGCTTGCTCCTGGGGGCGGCAAAGGCGACGACCCCAGCGGCGGCTCCGCCATCCTCGTCAGCATCGACCCCCGCCAAACCTCGACCGGGCCAGCGCATCTATTCGACAGCCCACCTTCAGGCCCACGCAGCAGCCAAACCGACAACCCAGGTGACGCCGGCAGCCGCGGTGCCAACGGCTGCCTCCCTTCAGCCCAGGAACCTCTGGAACCACCCCGGGTTGGCCCTCGCCAAGCTTGGCCTGCGGGCCGCTGAACTCACGCTGCCGGACGGAGCCTGGCTGCGCCTGAGCGGCCTGCAGCTCCAGTTCCACAGCCCCTTCCTCGTCTACCAGGCCAACACCCGCAAGCAGCCCGGCAGTGGCGACCCGGATGGTGTGCCCCGCCGCGATCACCAGGGTCGGGGCCTGCTGCCTGCCCACAGCCTGCATGGCGCGCTGCGGGCGCAGGCCGAGCGGATCCTGCGCACGGTGGGCCGCCCGGCCGTGGCCGGCTACGAAGTGCCCGGCGTCAGCGGCCTGGGCGACCTGGCCGGCAAACTCGGCCGCGACGAGCTCGACCTGGCCACCCTGCTCTTCGGTGCCCCCGGCTGGCGCGCCCTGCTGCGCTGCAGCGACTTCGTCGCCGAACCCGGCTGCCCCACCCAGGTGCAGCACCTGCTGGCCATCGACCGCCTCACCGGCGGCGGCAAGGACAGCGCCAAATTTGCCATCGAGGTGCTGGATTGCCCGACGCTGAGCGGCCACCTGGATCTGGATCTGCGCCGCCTGACCCGGGTCGAAGCGCTGTGCCCCGGCAGCACCGCCCGCGCCCTGGGCCTGCTGGCCCATGTCCTGCGTGACCTGGACGACGGTGACATCCCGCTGGGCTACGGTGCCTCCAAGGGCTACGGCCAATCCACCAGCGACTGCGCACACCGACTGGAACGGGCGCTCCAGCCCAGGCTGACCAACCATCCGCCCGACAGGAGCCTGCCTACGCTGCCCGAGGCGCTGGCGGCCTGGGCCGCCGCGTTGCCACCAGCCCCCGACACGCTGCGGGGAGCCGACCTCGCCGCAGCCTCGACCCAGACAGAGCCCACGGCCCACGAAACCCCAGCCCTGCGGACGCTTACCGCCGGGGCCGCCGAGGCCGAGCCGGACCGCTTCCACAATCCCTACATCTTCATTCCCTTCCCGACCCCACGGCCGGATGACCCTCACCTGCCCTGGGCCGCTGCCGACGACCTGCGCAACGGCCGCTCCGCCCACCACAGCCACGCCCGCTACGCCGCCGACGCCCTGCACGGGGAACTCCGCTGCCGCCTGACCACCACCACGCCGGTGTTCATCGGTGCGGGAGATGCCGACGAACAGCACCAAGCCCAAAACCTTCCCAGGCTCAAGGCGCCCTACCTGCTCGGCCGCCGACCGGCCATCCCCGCCACCAGCCTGCGCGGGCTGGTGAGCAGCCTGCACGAGTCGCTCACCGGCTCCGCACTGCGGGTGGCCGATGACGGCATCTGGTCGGTGCGGGCGGTGACCGAACAGGCCCTGCCGCTGCGCGGCGTGTTCGTCGGCACGAAGCGCTTCAAGCTCCGTCAGGGCGATGAGATCGTGGCCATGCCGGCAGTACTCGACGAGGCCACCGGCAGAAGCCACCCCATACCGGACGATGTGATCACGCGGCTCTACCAGCTGGCCGACGAGCGCACCGAAGAAACCGACCGGCGCGGCCTGCCGGCGCTGCCCGCCGTCAAGTCCGCGAGTGCGAACCGCGTCCAGCGCAACCCGGACGATGCCGTGCACGGAAACCGGGCCCGGCTGGTGGAGGGCCAGCGCGTCTTCTTCCGCCTTGATGCCAGGAACCAGGTTGAAGAGCTGGCCTGGTCGGCCATCTGGCGCAAGGCCGTCAACCGACCGCCACCCAATGCGCACCTGCCCTGGCCTTCCCGGGAATCGCTGCCCCAGCCCGAACTCCTGCCGGTGCCCGGCAAGCCCCGGGGGTCGTTGTCGCCCAGCGAATTGCTCTTTGGCAGCGTCGAGCAGCGTCCCGAACGAGCCGCCCAGGGCCAGTCGCCATCTCCGCGCGAGGCACAGGATCCGCCCATCCTCGCCTGGATGGGCAAACTCAGTTTCAGTGCGGCGCTCCCGCTCACGCCCGCCGATGAACGCTGCGGCGAGGAAGTGACGCTGAAGATACTCTCCAGCCCCAAGCCACCCTCCCCGTCGTTCTACCTGCAGCCGCGCAAAGGCCCTGTCAGGGCCACATCCAAGGCCGAACTCGCACAGGCACCCGACCAATACCAATGGCGCGGCCGAAAGGCCTATCTGCACGCCCTGCGCGATGCCGCCCAGCGCGTGCGGCCGCTCAACAGCCTGGGCCGCCCCGACCCGAACGGGCTTCCCCCGTGGAAAAGTCACCCGACCGACGCTGCCACGGCCGCACAGACGGTCAAGCAAAAGGTACGTGTCACCCCCCTCGCTGCAGGCAACCGATTCGAATTCACCGTGCGTTTCGCCAATCTCAGCCTCGCTGAACTGGAGAGCCTGTGTGCGGCACTGCGCCCGGATGAACATTTTCAGCACAAGATCGGCATGGGAAAACCCATTGGCCTCGGCAGTGCGAAAGTCGACTTGACGCAACTCAGGATATGTGACCGCTCAGCACGATACCGGCAATTTGAATTCTCTTCACCCGCGGCAGTGTCGGAGGCAGATCCGGTCATCCTGGCGCAGCGCCACATGGCCCGCAGCGACCCGGCGGTACGGCGTGCACTTCAACTCATCGGTAACCCGGATCAGGTCAAATACCCGGTCCATTACCCGCAGGTGCAGGGCAAGAATATCGAGGGTGAGAATTTCACTTGGTTCGTCACCAACGATGCCATCACCCAGAAACTACCAAAGGAGACTCGTCAACCGCTGGAAGCCCTGCACGCCAGCAGCACCGCCCTGAACGGCCTGCACCGCCGCCGCCGCGGCACCTGA
- the cas2 gene encoding CRISPR-associated endonuclease Cas2 encodes MPISSTPTRWHIAYDIAHPRRLRRVERALSAVGERLHYSLFVCELTASELEALQRRLVRLIEPTEDILRYTPLCAGDAQRIRHLGRPAPELVVQANAWIV; translated from the coding sequence TTGCCCATCAGCAGCACGCCGACGCGCTGGCACATCGCCTACGACATCGCCCACCCCCGCCGCCTGCGGCGGGTGGAGCGAGCCCTGTCGGCGGTGGGCGAGCGGCTGCACTACAGCCTGTTCGTCTGCGAGTTGACGGCCAGCGAGCTGGAGGCGCTGCAGCGGCGGCTGGTGCGGCTGATCGAACCGACCGAGGACATCCTGCGCTACACGCCGCTGTGTGCCGGCGATGCGCAGCGCATCCGTCACCTGGGCCGGCCGGCGCCGGAACTGGTGGTGCAGGCCAATGCCTGGATCGTGTAG
- the cas6 gene encoding CRISPR system precrRNA processing endoribonuclease RAMP protein Cas6, with protein sequence MLMLGLTSSIGPGRRELPMHLGGVLHGMVEAGVLAHDPAILEVLRPAGAQAPARFSVQAPPVDAPGNNAVEPTTDVGAGFELSFGVLLFGAAVPFWPRVLSALLLQARNRLHGRQIDYTNATVVTPGSEPTSVWYEGATTIKHLPDLRLAWARQHAALQADADSLPRLHHLLLRSPLLLASRSAAREGLQRYGQLPWPSLGSVLDSIAQRLIALEPELAQALQIGPGWSSGPATRSVMPLTPAQSPAEQIVWTYRAAARGVHPPRSRSLELPGIVGTLIFPGGNDPLERALLHWGQWIGVGQKTTMGCGQYVYRAS encoded by the coding sequence ATGCTGATGCTCGGACTGACCTCCTCCATCGGTCCGGGTCGCCGCGAGTTGCCGATGCACCTGGGTGGCGTGTTGCACGGCATGGTCGAGGCGGGCGTCCTGGCGCACGACCCGGCGATCCTGGAGGTCCTGCGACCCGCTGGTGCCCAGGCCCCAGCACGCTTCTCCGTTCAGGCTCCGCCTGTCGATGCGCCTGGCAACAACGCCGTCGAACCGACGACTGACGTTGGCGCGGGATTCGAGCTGAGCTTCGGCGTCCTGCTCTTCGGCGCAGCCGTGCCGTTCTGGCCGAGGGTCCTTTCCGCGCTGCTGCTGCAAGCCCGAAACCGGCTGCACGGCCGGCAGATCGACTACACCAACGCCACGGTGGTCACCCCAGGCAGCGAACCCACCTCCGTCTGGTACGAGGGCGCGACGACGATCAAGCATCTGCCTGACCTTCGACTTGCCTGGGCGCGGCAACATGCGGCCCTCCAGGCCGATGCAGATTCATTGCCGCGTCTACATCACCTGTTGCTCCGATCGCCGCTGCTGCTGGCTTCGCGCAGCGCTGCCCGGGAGGGGCTGCAACGCTACGGCCAGCTGCCCTGGCCGAGCCTGGGTAGCGTACTCGATTCGATCGCCCAAAGGTTGATCGCACTGGAGCCCGAATTGGCCCAGGCACTCCAGATCGGACCGGGCTGGTCATCCGGCCCTGCCACCCGATCGGTCATGCCGCTGACTCCGGCCCAATCCCCTGCCGAGCAGATCGTCTGGACCTACCGCGCCGCTGCGCGTGGTGTCCACCCTCCCCGCTCGCGCAGCCTGGAGCTGCCAGGCATCGTCGGCACGCTCATCTTCCCAGGCGGGAACGATCCCCTGGAACGGGCGTTGCTGCACTGGGGCCAATGGATCGGCGTCGGCCAGAAGACCACGATGGGCTGCGGCCAGTACGTCTATCGGGCCTCGTGA